The following coding sequences lie in one Polyodon spathula isolate WHYD16114869_AA chromosome 37, ASM1765450v1, whole genome shotgun sequence genomic window:
- the LOC121304371 gene encoding radiation-inducible immediate-early gene IEX-1-like produces MTNSTAASAASGLCYPGPGVPEVFTFDPIPEPQTRQHVSRLGRNGKAKKVLYPAMTKKRLPVAEGRSTVQKLLFVLLAVVCFQIYCAEESVCAVGESSQAEEASTPSKLACEQDLLIGETLLETPAEEDVLRDFAAQTERRSRILLLVGVSQYISEMKGKQ; encoded by the exons ATGACCAACTCAACAGCGGCTTCTGCTGCCTCGGGTCTGTGTTACCCCGGGCCAGGGGTACCCGAAGTGTTCACCTTCGATCCCATACCCGAGCCCCAAACTCGGCAGCATGTCTCTCGATTAGGGAGAAACGGAAAGGCGAAGAAAGTCCTGTACCCAGCAATG acaAAAAAACGACTCCCGGTTGCCGAGGGACGCAGCACCGTTCAGAAATTGCTTTTCGTGTTGCTGGCAGTCGTCTGCTTTCAGATATACTGCGCCGAGGAGTCAGTGTGTGCAGTCGGTGAGAGCAGCCAAGCTGAGGAGGCGAGCACTCCATCTAAACTGGCCTGCGAACAAGACCTACTAATCGGGGAGACGCTACTGGAAACTCCGGCTGAAGAGGACGTGCTAAGAGATTTTGCTGCTCAGACCGAGAGAAGAAGCCGGATTCTGCTGCTTGTGGGTGTCTCACAGTACATTAGTGAGATGAAAGGCAAGCAGTAG